A genome region from bacterium CG_4_10_14_0_2_um_filter_33_32 includes the following:
- a CDS encoding phosphoribosylaminoimidazolesuccinocarboxamide synthase produces MILVKIDKGVMYESNLPYPVVRGKVRDNYDISELMGFPTLLIVATDRVSAFDVVSGDPIQYKGVVLTQMTLFWLEYLNFSNHLLTATIDYYPKELQKYRDQLMGRSMIVRIFNIFPLECIVRGYLTGSGKEDYDEIGKVDWHELPKWLVEASEIDPPIFTPSTKAEIGKHDKNIYMRDDAVSILVTHFSKKDFACSKKAASDLLEELEEISIYLYSKAAVYAENRGIIIADTKFELAYNVTFGGSGFILCDEVLTPDSSRFWSKDQYKEGVTQPSFDKQYVRDYLKSLGWSKKSGIPMPKLPEDVKEKTTEKYIQAYEMLTGKKFNF; encoded by the coding sequence ATGATTTTAGTGAAAATTGATAAAGGCGTAATGTATGAGAGTAATCTTCCTTACCCTGTGGTTCGCGGAAAAGTCAGAGATAATTATGATATATCTGAATTGATGGGATTCCCAACTTTGCTTATCGTGGCGACCGATAGAGTGTCGGCCTTTGATGTAGTGTCCGGAGATCCAATCCAATATAAAGGTGTAGTACTCACTCAGATGACACTTTTTTGGTTAGAATACCTTAATTTCTCCAATCATTTACTTACTGCCACCATAGATTACTATCCAAAAGAGCTGCAAAAATATAGAGATCAGCTTATGGGTCGTAGCATGATTGTTAGGATATTTAATATCTTTCCATTGGAGTGTATAGTTAGGGGTTATTTAACAGGGTCAGGTAAAGAAGATTATGATGAAATAGGTAAAGTGGACTGGCATGAATTACCAAAATGGTTAGTAGAAGCAAGTGAAATTGATCCCCCAATCTTTACTCCTTCAACTAAGGCAGAAATTGGAAAACATGACAAGAATATATACATGAGAGATGATGCTGTTTCTATATTAGTAACACATTTTTCTAAAAAAGATTTTGCGTGTTCAAAAAAAGCAGCATCGGATTTATTGGAAGAGTTAGAAGAAATTAGTATTTATCTATATAGTAAGGCAGCTGTCTACGCAGAGAATAGAGGAATAATTATTGCTGATACGAAATTTGAGTTGGCATATAATGTTACATTTGGCGGTTCAGGATTTATACTTTGCGATGAAGTTTTAACGCCAGATTCCTCCCGATTTTGGTCAAAGGATCAATATAAAGAAGGTGTTACACAACCAAGTTTTGATAAACAATATGTTAGAGATTATTTAAAATCATTAGGCTGGAGTAAGAAATCTGGTATACCAATGCCAAAATTACCTGAAGATGTAAAAGAAAAAACAACCGAAAAATACATTCAAGCATACGAAATGTTAACTGGTAAAAAATTCAATTTTTAG